CAACAGATGAAAGGCCTGACCCACTGAAGCTGGGGCTCTTCACTCCCTGGGCTAGATAGGATTTCTTCACATGCATCTCTGGAGTGCCCAGCCAAGGTTAAAAGAGATAAACAGGTGCCTCAGGAGGCTTGTTGTCAGGGAAGATGATATTTGTTGACAAACTGATCTTTTAATTTCTGGATTCCTTTGGAGCAGATTAATGAAATCAGAATGACCTGTGCCCCAATGCCAAGCCAAGAAGTGTCTAAATTACCTGGATAATTAACTTTGTTTTGACTGTCTAGACATTGTTTGTGAAGGTTTTTTAAAGTAGGACTTGAGGGATCAGACTTGCCTTAATGTCTTCCACCTCAAAAGTTTATAACTCCCTTCTTTAAAATTCTCCCTCCCTTTAAGTCGACCCCTCAGCCTGTCCCTTTCCGAGTGGGAGACATGGCCCTGTTCCTCTTCTGTAAGGTACTATCAGACACAAAAACAGTGGCGAGTCCAAGCTGGCGGAGTATGCTTCAAGTGGACACAGCACAGAAAAGAACTCAAACCTTTTGTTTGCATTGATTCTGTATTTACTTAGCACCAGTAAGTGGCAGGTTCCACATCAGGAAACACAATCTGAAGCCAGAGATGAAGTCCCACAGCTTTCCAATGCTTCCAAATTCAGCAGGGCAAACCCTGTTTAATCATCTCAGAGTAAAATCACACAGAATGCACAGCACAGTGTAAAGCACTCAGCCTCTGGAGTCAGCTGGACTGGGTCTGAATCCAGGTTTCAACACTTATGCAAGTTATTCAGTCTCCCCAAGCCTCATCTATAAGACACAGACAATATTATGAAATCTGTAAGGTTATTAGATTAGAttatgtaaagtgcttaaaacctactataaaatataaactatttcccatgttttcttaaagtataaaaaatagtatatattgtacacacacacatacaccacacacctATCCCCACCACCAGCAGGGTGAGGATTCTGCCTTCAACTTGCTTCCAGAAAATAAGTAGATGTTCTCAGGGACAAAGACCATCAGTGCTCAGTGGTCAGGACAGCACCAAGCTGGAGAGGATAACAGTAAGGATCAGGATGGCCAAGCCACAGATGCAGCTGAGGAGGAATGGCCAcaggcaggagggcagggatgGCACAAGGACAATACTGCCAACAGTCACTGCCAGCAGCCACCATGCAACTGCAGTGGAGATAGCAGGGTGGATTCCAGAAGGGATATTTGGCCTCACGGAAGTAACTCTACAGGGCAGACCCGGTGTCTTAGCCTATGGTTCAATCAGGCTTTACAAAGactctcttggttttcttttctcaggTCCCTCCCGCTGTGTGACCTCTGCTTTGGGTACACATACTCTTAAGGGTCACAGAACCCAACATGGGGCAAGCAAAGAACATCGGGCTAGGAGTTAGCTGATGAGGATTCTTGGTCCCAACTCTGCTATCAAACTGTTAAAGAACCTTGGCCAAGTCATTTAACTTCCCATATTGGCCCAGGaataatgaagagaaagaactattacaaaaaaagaaatcatggaaGGCTGAAGCCTAAGAGACCAAAGGAGATTACTCTAGCCTTAAGCCTCTTTAAGCCAAAAATGTTTCAGGAAAATTTAATATGAATCcattcattttataatatatttaagtcCATGAGTCACATCCACATTATGTCCctgttaaaaattctaaaaagccACAGCAAAAAGCTAAAAAGggtcacctccccaccccaccccatgggtggggtggggaggggaggggagggagcctgTCTGTGGGCCCATGTTTGCTTTCCAGCCCCCAAAAGAAACACCTGACCCAGCACCCTCTGGGAAAATCAGCCTGTGATTCAAAGAGATGCTTGTTCAATGATGATTACAACTCCAGCCATACCATCAGTCCACCAGAAAGTCTAAGGGGGGCAGGCAGCCAGAAGGACAGAACCTTTCTCTCACCAGGAATTAACTAGCTCCAAGCAGATGGGTGACGTGGCGCCACCAGGGGAAGATAATTTAGCCATTGTGTGCACGATGAGCATTCCCATTCATTCGTGGAAGCCTTTCAGTGTCACTGGGGCCTGGAACCAAATGTAATCCTCCCAGGTTGTAGCTGGGATGGCGGGTCGGCCACAGGACAAGGTCACAGTCAGCTTGTGGCCCCGGCTGGGCACTCTGTAGTTGAGCTTGGGTCGAAACCAATCTTCTCCACAGTCGCGGTGACCCTGTGCCATGACGATGGTGCCCATGAGTGGAGGGACCTGCAGCTCACTGAAGGCATCAGCCAGGAAAATGGCTCGGAAGAGGCGGCGCAAACAAGCTGCCGTGCTCAGGCTCGGGTCCATGCTGTTGGGGGCTAATCGGGACAAGTCAAGCTCATAGAACTCCTTGGGGCTGAGGGCATTGCCCCCAAGGAGGATCAGCACTCGAGGGACTAGTGTCCGGGCAAAGAGTCCCTCCAGGTGGCTGAGGACACTCTCCAGTTCTGCCAGGGTTTGCTGGCATTTCCTGCTGCTCACCTCAGCAGTGGCCCGAGGTTTCTTCTTCACCACGTCCTCTGCCTGTGAGGACAAAGAATGGTGACAGAGAAGGTCTGCAAGATAGACGAAAGCTAATGCCCTTTGAAGAACCATGCTGGGACAGAGCAGACTCACAGGACTGGAACTCCAGTTCAGTGAACCGCCACACTCAAGACCCTGGGTTTTATCACAGGGAAATGTatcaaaaggaaaacagattctttgtacaaaattataattcttccgcactcagaaCAGCAAAGACAGTGTACTGAAGCATCCAGAAATTAGCAACTAAAACACTAAAATACTCATGTGGTGGCATGGCAGGTAGTAAGCTTTTGCTGTGCTGAAAATAATGGCAAGACTGAGGACTgcggacttccctagtggtccagtagttagaacCCACATTCTAACGCACAGGAGGAGAGCTTGATTCCTGcttaggaaactaagattcccacatgccacagggcaactagaCAGCCTGTGCTTGGCAattattcagcaaaaaaaaaacaaaaaaaaacccaccaaggATTATTTGGTCTCATAAATTCTGGAGTTCATCCTCCAGTTAAACATGgcattcatgttgaggtttgacagaaaatagcaaaattctgtaaaacaattatccttcaataaaaaataaattaaaaaaaaaaacatggcaagctgatggaagggaggaaggaaatgaaagagtgggtgggagggaggaagaaagaggggagggaagcaggaagggaggggagagaaagaggactCCCAGTggcaaaaataactaaaaaatagaTGGCAGTGGCTAAAGACAACAACAAATTTTTggaagagagaaagcaggaagCACTCAAGAGAGCTGAATACCAAGTGCTGTCAGAGGGGACTCCCCTGAGAAGCAAAACCACACTGAAGAAGTCCATAAAAGGCCTAGGAGTTGTTCACTTAAGCACCACAGAACACAAAAATGAACACATGGGGACTGAGTGAACACCTGTGCAAGGACCCTaggcgtgcatgcgtgctaagtcacttcagtcatgtccagctctttgtgaccctatggactgtggcctgccaggctcctctgtccatgggatgctccaggcaagaatactagagtgggctgccattccactccaggggatcttcccaactcagggatcaaaactgcatctctcatgtctcctgcattggcaggcagactctttaccactagtgccacctgggaagcccaggacccTTAGATGGCCTGCCCACCCAAACACAATGttttggaagtgttctttctctcttttcttccttcctttttcctctcatGAGTAGTGTATCAGGTGGAAGCACAAATAAACGTGTTCAGTTTACCATGTATAACTGAAAGATAACTCCAAAATCACCTTTATTAGAGCAAATAATCATCTTTCCCTTTATCATTACCACTTCGTTCCCACCCAGTGTCCTTTAAGTCTATCAGCTAGCTCACAGGGCCAGCCACGCACACAGAACTTTCAATGACTTATTCTTAAATATTCAGACACCAAATAAAAGCCTCAACTGTGAAAGagaccaaaacaaataaataggaaAGGAATCTGGAAGACACAGAGACAGTGCAAGGGACAGAGGAAAACTTCAAAAACACAGTAATTAACACTCACAAGTAAGAGAAGTTCATACAGACAGGAAACAGGATATAATTAAAAAGGaacatgtgggacttccctggtggtccagtgggtaagactgtgagctcccaatgcaggggtccgggttccatccctgttcagGGATGCTTGCAGGTTGCAAATAaggcccagcacagtcaaaataaatttaaaaaataaaaattttaagacaaagtTCTTAAGACTGTGACTGCCAAAAAATTACTTTAAGTGTAAGAATATAAACTCAAGGAAGAAAAGTATAACAGAAACTAAGAAAAGAGGATTTGGAGagaaaaatacactaaaatgaGAGGATCATTCATGAAGTTCAAATGTAACACACAATaggagtttcagaaaaagaaaacaagagaaaaagcaGGAAAGCTTTGACTACCCAGACTAGAGTGGGAAAGGACTGAAGCCATAGGGCTGAAACATCCTTTACAGCTGCTTATGCTGACATGCGTGAAGGTTCCTTTAACCACCCTTTTTACCTGCCACCATCTAATAGCCACAAAGTTCACTCACCAATTTTCTCCCAAAGCTTTTGCCTACCTGGGGAAAAGGTTTTCGGTAGAAGTGCTTAAGCTGTTCGTAGGGCAGAGGTAGTTGCTGGCGTTGGTACATGATATGTTTTAGAAGCTCACAAGTAAAGCGACAGCAGCCTTCCTGGCTCACAGGCCCAGGAAACACCACTGGCACCATGCAGTCTCTGGGACGAAAGGGCTCCAAAGGGTTGGGAGGTTCCTGGGTGGAGGTGGTCTCAAGTAGTTCTATCTGGGGGTCCTGAGTTTCCTCCGACTTCTCACACCACTCCAAATCTAGTAGGTGCACAGAGGGACAAGAGAGAAAAACGAAAAACTTAAAAGGTCTATGGACATAGCACCCTGAAGCCCGATCTCCTCTGTTCTCCAAAGCTAAACAGGGTCCGGCCTGATTAGAGCTTAGATGAGAAAAAGTTAAGAGGCCAAAATCAGTCTTCCCATCCCTTGTGGCGACATCAGCCACCACAGCTGAGGCCACACGCCTACACACGCGGATTCCCTCCGCAAACTCCCCTCTGGGAGGCTGCTCGCAGGTTCCAGATCCCAGTTGTCCAAGTAAGAGACTGCAGGATTTGGAGGGACCGGGTGGCGGGAATTTCGGAGACAGCGACTGGAGATCTGCTCAGAAAGCAGAGGCCCTGATATGGGAAAATGAGTTGAGAGAAAGCGGTGTCAAGCAGGGCCCAGAACACGTCGcaaagaaagaggagaatgaaccAATGGAATCCAGGGCCGCGGGGGCGATGGAGTCAAAGGGGCCGAGTCAGAGCTGGGAGGGACGACGGGAAATGGGGACAAGGAACACGGGCTAGTGAAACGACTACGTGCTAAATGACTGGAGGGAGCCGTGGCAGGGAGGAAAACAAACTCCTCGAGCTCCGGACTCTATACCTTACCAGGGACTGTAGCCGGGGGCTGCACTTCCGGCTCCGGGGCCGCCATCACGACCTCCTTCCCGTTCTCCATTCGGTTTGAATAGGCGCCCCGCGGTGCTTCATGGGAAGCCCGCGCCTCCACTTCCTGTTCTGCTGGCCCGGAAGTGGGAGGGGCGCCGCGACTGTGCGGCAGAGGCTTCTCTGGGTGGGAAATTGAGCCCTGTTAAGGAGCGGAGCGGAGCCCTCCTAACACCCTTCGGCGAGTCCGTCGAGCCCTCCTCCCACAGAGAAACCGCGGGTTCTCAACCACTTGGCGCTGCCTTCCGAGGACACCCACTCACCCGCATCCATTCTTCCCTGCGTCCTCTATTCGCTACGCACCTAGTTCGTGTCAGGCCCTGTCCTAGGTGCTGGAGTCTCTGCGGCGAAGAAGCCAGCGACTGGAGGGGTCCTCAAGGGGTTCAGtgcctatagattcaatgcagtgTGATGAATTATACAGTAAGGTGTACAAGGGCAGTGGACGCGGAGAACAGGAGCGCCTAACCTAGAGGAGGTGGGAGTGAGGAATGGTCCAAGAGGAAATTGATCTTTAAGATGAGTAAAGGTAAAGAGGAGGGTCTGGTGGTCCTGGAgactgttaaaaacaaacaaggccCAAATGGATTCACTTCTGCTAAATCTCACCAAGACTCATTTCCTAATCTagtaggagtttcagcttctcctGGTGTGGAATTTTAAACTAACCAGTCTGGCATTTCAGCGCTAGTGAGGTAATCTGCAAGATAAGTCCCCCAACATTCCCCCTAAATGGAATTCCCCTTTCTTTTGCTAATAACCTCATTATCCTGCCTCCATTTCTATAAAAGTCTTGCATTTTGTACAGCCCCTCAGAGTGCCTTTTATTTACTGGATGAGATACTTCCTGATTCATGAATTGTTAAATAAAGCCAATTAGATCTTCAAATcttcagttgaattttgttttttttaacaagacCTTGAGATACAAGAGCATCCTCaattcaagaaataaaaagagttcgGCTTAAGAAGTATTAAAGCTGTGGTAGACAAACAGAAGCCAAATCATAGTAAGGAAGGCTTTCTAAGCCATATTAAAAAGTTTGAACTTGTTCCTGTAAGGGGATGGAGGAACGTTTGAAAGGTTTAAGTAGGAGAGTGACAtggttatatttacattttatactgAAAAATTTAACCTCTACACTGGCTGCAGTGTGGAGATTAGATTACAGAGAGGACAAAGGAGGAGGCACAGATACCAGTCAGAGCTAGCAATTGGAATACCCAAGTACATGGTGAGAGAGGCCTGAACTAGGGTAGTCACAGTGGGGTGGAGAGAACTGGGTGAACCCTATAGATATTTAGGAGGTCCAGCGAGTAAGGTGGTTGAtcccaggaagaggagggagagtgAGAGACTGTCCAgaagataagcaaaaaaaaaaaaaagcagactttTTACTTCAGCAACTCTATGGCCAGTTGTGCCATTCAATGAGGGAGGGAACACCAGAGGAAGGCCAATTTTATTGGGAATGGGTAAGGAGAAAAGATGAGTTCCATTTTTGATAGGTTGAGTTTGTTGTTCCATTGGACAGTGAAGAGATAATTTAGGGACACCATGAGGAGCAGAAATATGTATGTGAAAGTCATCAGCAGGGAGGTTGTATACAATGAAAATGAGCAAGGATCCTGAAGACACTAATGTTTGGGGATGAGCAGAAACAAAAAGGGTCTATGGAGGAGACTGAGGAgtagccagttcagttcagttcagttgctcagtcgtgtccgactctttgtgaccccatgaatcacagcaagcctgtccatcaccaacacccggagttcactcaaacccacttccatcgagttggtgatgccatccagccatctcatcctctgtcgtccccttctcctcctgcccccaatccctcccagcatcagagtcttttccaatgagtcaactcttcgcatgaggtggccaaagtactggagcttcagctttagcattgttccttccaaagaacatccagggctgatctccttgtagtccaagggactctcaggagtcttctccaacaccatggttctaaagcatcaattcttcggtgctcagctttcttcacagtccaactctcacatccatacatgaccactgggaaaaccatagccctgactagacagacctttgctggcaaagtaatatctgcttttcaatatccaGGGAAGTAGTAATAAAAATAGACAAGTGTTAGGTGATAGAGACCAAGAGAACAAGTGTGTTTCCGGAAacaggaaccagcgatcaaaacACTCCATAAAAAGCATAATGATTAAAATACTGTGGTATTGGCTTAGGAATAAACAAAACGGAAGAGAGTCAAGAAACAGATTAATGTATCAATATGTATATAGGTCTCAGCAATGATGAGGCTGACTCTTCGAAGCAAATAATTTCAAACAACTCCCTATGCATTTAGGAGGGGGAAAAATTAGTTCCCATTATACATTCTACATAAAGATACATTCCAAATCAATTAAACATATAAACATAGAAATAAACCtcaaaactcctagaaaaaaatactggagaatTATTCATAATTTAGGAGTGGGGTTGGCCTAGACATGACACAAAaccaagaaaatataaagaattgctaaatctgactttaaaatgtatgtaaagaTACTATACATAAAGAATGAATGACTAATTATGTACCAGGAAAAAAGTCTGCGTGTGTACATCCATTATTTACCCCACAGGCAACCACCTCATAAGCACCTCATAAGCAACCCTTCCAGGAAACTAAACACACATATCACCTTCCATCTCCCAGGACCCTGATCTCCTCCTGGGCAGAATTCCctgctcctccttctcctctgccagCCTTTACTCCTGTCTGCGGTAAGCCAGGTGGTATAAGATCGGATATCAGAATGGGCTATCCCACTCCATCTCTTAAAAGAAGGGAATTGGAAAGAATGAAGTGAAACTGTGTGGGGGACAGCTGAAAGATCTGTGATGATGAGAGTACAAGTGTTATCAGGTGACTGCAGCAGACCCTGGTTATCAAGAGAgcccagtggtggtggtggtggtggtgataatgtTGGAGGAATAGTCTTAGCTCTCGCTTCCAATCCTCATCTTTCTTCAGCTGTCTCACTCAGCCCCTAAGTAGCAGTTTTCCTGGTGGGGTTGTGTCCCTGGCTGTCTGCAACATAATCTTCCTTTAGCTGAACAGGATACAGAAGTCACAGCTTGAAGGACCCATAATTGGTTGGGTCTGCTAAGCCCTTTTGCAGATTTTGGTCCTTCTGCTTTCACCGGTTTGGGGAGTTATGCCACGTGGACAGCATCTACCTGATCAGTAACCTGCCTTCCTCCTTGTGGTCCTGGGGAGAAAGCCATGGACTCCAGCAGGTCTGAACCTCTGCAAGGATCACCAGAGGTAAGCCACTGGTGCTAATTTTCCAAGGAAAACTGAGGTCTGCAGGGAAGGGTTTATCTCTAGGCTGCGTTTGAGGATCTCGCTGTTTATGAAGAGAGGGGAAGTGGACATACAATGGGTGAGTGGTGAGTCACGAGATAGCCACGGGGCTGGGAACTGAACTCTGGCGTCCTGACTCCCAGCTCAGCAACACCAACTGCTTCTCCACTCTGCCTATCTAGTGTGTTGTACACTGGTTTATGTCACTGAATGTGTTTACTCTTTGCTGACTGCAAGAGCCCTAAAGAGCAAGAGAGTTGACAGCTTGGCAAGAAAGTCAAAAGTCAGCAGTCCCCTGGGCCCTTTGCCAAGTTTCTATTCCAGGCAACTTCCCCCGCCCTCGCAGCGGTTGACGTAACCCGAGCCCCAGCCCCGCCCAAGTAGGGGCCAGGCCCCTCCTACACGCCCTGGTTGTTTTAAAACCAAACTCGGTTCTCCCGGATTGGTTCTGCTTCAAAATAAAGGGGAGGGGTAATACTCGCTGCGGGCACTCGCTGCAGGGCAGGGCTGGTTTATAGATTCAGGCCTCGTGTCGGGGCTACCGCGGTGTCTCGGGCTGCTAAAACCAGCCCCCGGAGGGTGCCAGCCCGGTAATAAAGCAGTGACCACTGTGTAAAGGTGGCATAATCATCGTAACAATAAAAGCCATAATTAGGCTAATCACCATCCGCCTCCGCCCTGGCATTGGTCCTGACTCACCCAGAAGGCACGCATGCCAttgagggagaaactgaggcatgggcGGAGCCAGTAGGCTGGAGGGACAAGTCGCCCTGAATTCTTCAGCTCTCCAGGTCCAAAACATCTTGTCTGCGATCGCGTTAAGGGGCCAAATCCAGAAGCGCCTACAAGGCTAGATTCTATGTA
This genomic window from Bos mutus isolate GX-2022 chromosome 23, NWIPB_WYAK_1.1, whole genome shotgun sequence contains:
- the MAD2L1BP gene encoding MAD2L1-binding protein, with amino-acid sequence MENGKEVVMAAPEPEVQPPATVPDLEWCEKSEETQDPQIELLETTSTQEPPNPLEPFRPRDCMVPVVFPGPVSQEGCCRFTCELLKHIMYQRQQLPLPYEQLKHFYRKPFPQAEDVVKKKPRATAEVSSRKCQQTLAELESVLSHLEGLFARTLVPRVLILLGGNALSPKEFYELDLSRLAPNSMDPSLSTAACLRRLFRAIFLADAFSELQVPPLMGTIVMAQGHRDCGEDWFRPKLNYRVPSRGHKLTVTLSCGRPAIPATTWEDYIWFQAPVTLKGFHE